The following are encoded together in the Coffea arabica cultivar ET-39 chromosome 1c, Coffea Arabica ET-39 HiFi, whole genome shotgun sequence genome:
- the LOC113732239 gene encoding auxilin-related protein 2: MDDLDVLARDFGFRPQGKSNPMRSEGGDRRSSSARSSSSAAFYDDHGSNRDGFLFNDVFGGPPRYSNNNKSSSPGNDFDYDSIFKSSSSAPANSNSNNHPKTSSAPVYDKPVYDEDIFDGLPGMKSKSESSAGKFDDDVFASMASPPRRSQSNNSSNNRNDQFDDLLGKLGRNERNNNKSSSSAGFDDLLGNITMNERKPEVKSSSSRSSSSRGFDDLFGGLAGGTPANSNRPVSESNQGRKSTSSFSQSTPNTMDDPFVVLDSTSPPVSSSAGVFVDPLEEIGRLGKSGSSKAGGVFDDLDPLNGFGKSSTPFSPEKGSRGKDRSPLMSGSSASDTQTPAGQDHARSSVRQSESHSKRNASDDSFQEPPPFDVPNVSENLQKSYHQNASSPPRVSSNVNEINSPADASPRSQEHGQTLDDIWLTVFEIPLFTPPTNAPPPSRPPPPIPRRTSKAETGFFSSNTKKKSDDFASPPSYSSFSQSPNAAWTAGKGNYASQIDELEDFATGRTQNSVDESNVHLEEEMNASSVAAASAAAMKEAMDRAEAKFRHAKEVREREYAKVARNRENVHDMQDVQERDYRENQERLEKERLHREEEEKEQRRLERERERAREIERERAREIERERARHAVERATREARERAAAEARLKAERAAVEKAQGEARERAERAAVQRAQNEARERAGAEARERAEKAAAEARERANAETREREARDRAASEKAAAEARRRAERAAVERAAAEARERAAAEAREKAAAAARANQQRNDNDFESFFSMNSRPSSAPRPRANSSETMFDTNFQSTGGPQGPKPTSFGGTSSNMRKASSTTNIVDDLSSIFAAPSSGEFQEVEGETEERRRARMERHQRTKERAAKALAEKNQRDIQALKEQEERYRIAETLDIEIKRWAAGKEGNLRALLSTLQYVLWPECGWQPVSLTDLITGPNVKKVYRKATLCIHPDKVQQKGATLQQKYIAEKVFDLLKEAWNKFNSEELF; encoded by the exons ATGGACGACTTAGATGTGCTCGCACGCGACTTCGGCTTCAGACCCCAAGGCAAATCCAACCCTATGAGATCCGAAGGTGGAGATCGCCGCTCCTCCTCCGCTCGATCTTCCTCCTCTGCCGCCTTTTACGACGATCATGGTAGTAATCGCGATGGCTTCTTGTTCAATGACGTCTTCGGCGGACCTCCAAGATATAGTAATAACAACAAGTCCTCCTCGCCGGGGAATGATTTCGATtacgactccattttcaaatcCTCCTCCTCTGCGCCCGCTAACAGTAACAGTAATAACCATCCCAAGACTTCCTCGGCTCCAGTTTATGATAAGCCCGTGTACGACGAGGATATATTTGACGGATTGCCGGGGATGAAAAGCAAATCTGAGTCGTCTGCGGGGAAGTTTGATGACGATGTGTTTGCATCCATGGCGTCGCCTCCTAGGAGGAGTCAGAGTAATAATTCTAGTAATAATCGGAATGATCAGTTTGATGATCTGCTCGGGAAATTGGGGAGGAATGAGAGGAATAACAACAAGAGCTCGAGTTCAGCagggtttgatgatttattgGGGAATATAACGATGAATGAACGAAAGCCAGAGGTCaagagtagtagtagtaggaGCTCCAGTTCGAGaggttttgatgatttatttGGCGGTCTTGCCGGTGGCACTCCTGCTAATAGTAACAG GCCAGTTTCAGAGTCAAATCAAGGCCGAAAATCCACGAGCAGCTTCAGTCAATCAACTCCGAACACAATGGATGATCCTTTTGTAGTTTTAGATTCAACTTCACCGCCTGTGTCTTCATCTGCAGGTGTTTTTGTTGATCCACTGGAAGAGATTGGCAGGCTTGGTAAATCTGGAAGCTCCAAAGCTGGTGGGGTATTTGATGATCTAGATCCCTTGAATGGTTTTGGCAAATCTTCAACTCCATTTTCTCCAGAGAAGGGTAGCAGAGGGAAGGACAGGAGTCCTTTGATGTCAGGATCAAGTGCGAGTGATACTCAAACACCTGCAGGTCAGGATCATGCGAGATCTTCTGTTAGACAATCTGAAAGCCACTCAAAGAGGAATGCATCTGATGACAGTTTTCAGGAACCCCCACCTTTTGACGTTCCAAATGTTTCAGAGAATTTGCAGAAATCTTATCATCAAAATGCTTCTTCACCTCCACGTGTCAGTTCTAATGTTAACGAGATAAATTCCCCGGCAGATGCGTCTCCGAGATCACAAGAACATGGCCAAACACTTGATGATATTTGGTTAACTGTGTTCGAGATTCCTCTTTTCACTCCACCCACAAATGCTCCTCCTCCTTCGCGACCTCCACCTCCTATACCAAGGCGAACTTCAAAAGCAGAAACAggattcttttcttcaaatacAAAGAAGAAGAGTGATGACTTTGCTTCACCACCAAGCTACAGTTCCTTCTCTCAAAGTCCTAATGCAGCTTGGACTGCAGGGAAGGGCAATTATGCTTCTCAAATAGACGAACTTGAGGATTTTGCCACGGGCAGAACTCAAAACAGTGTTGATGAATCTAATGTCCatttggaagaagaaatgaatgCAAGCTCAGTAGCTGCTGCATCAGCAGCTGCCATGAAGGAGGCTATGGATAGGGCAGAGGCTAAATTCAGGCATGCCAAGGAAGTACGCGAGAGAGAATATGCAAAAGTGGCTAGAAATCGAGAAAATGTGCATGACATGCAAGATGTGCAGGAGAGAGACTACAGGGAAAATCAAGAGAGGTTGGAAAAAGAGCGGCTACATAGGGAAGAGGAGGAGAAAGAACAGAGGAGacttgagagagaaagggagagagcaAGGGAGAttgaaagagagagagcaagggAGATTGAAAGGGAGAGAGCTAGACATGCTGTGGAAAGGGCAACTAGGGAAGCTCGTGAGAGAGCAGCTGCTGAAGCTCGCTTAAAAGCAGAACGGGCTGCTGTTGAAAAAGCACAAGGAGAAGCTCGAGAACGGGCCGAGAGGGCAGCAGTTCAGAGAGCCCAAAATGAAGCCCGTGAAAGGGCAGGAGCAGAAGCTAGGGAAAGAGCAGAGAAAGCTGCTGCCGAAGCCAGGGAAAGGGCAAATGCAGAAACTAGGGAGAGAGAAGCACGAGATAGAGCTGCGTCTGAAAAGGCTGCTGCAGAAGCACGGCGTCGAGCTGAGCGAGCTGCTGTTGAAAGGGCTGCTGCAGAGGCTCGGGAGAGAGCAGCAGCAGAAGCTAGAGAAAAGGCGGCTGCTGCTGCACGGGCGAATCAGCAGAGGAATGATAAtgattttgaatcattttttAGCATGAATTCTCGACCCAGCAGTGCACCAAGACCAAGGGCCAATTCTTCT GAAACAATGTTCGATACAAATTTCCAAAGTACTGGTGGACCTCAAGGGCCAAAACCAACTTCATTTGGTGGAACCTCGTCCAACATGAGGAAAGCATCTTCAACAACCAACATCGTTGATGATTTATCTTCGATTTTTGCAG CTCCATCATCTGGAGAATTTCAGGAGGTTGAAGGAGAAactgaagaaagaagaagagctAGAATGGAGCGCCACCAACGGACTAAAGAGCGTGCA GCTAAAGCACTAGCAGAAAAGAATCAGCGCGACATTCAAGCTCTGAAGGAACAGGAAGAAAGATAT AGGATAGCTGAAACATTAGATATTGAAATCAAACGTTGGGCTGCAGGGAAAGAAGGAAATCTGCGTGCACTCCTGTCTACCTTGCAATAT GTGCTTTGGCCTGAATGTGGTTGGCAACCTGTTTCTTTGACTGATCTGATTACTGGTCCAAATGTCAAAAAAGTATATAGAAAAGCAACTTTATGCATACATCCTGACAAGGTGCAACAGAAAGGTGCAACTCTTCAACAGAAGTACATTGCTGAGAAGGTCTTTGATCTACTTAAG GAAGCCTGGAACAAATTCAATTCGGAGGAGCTCTTTTAA
- the LOC113732233 gene encoding cytochrome b561 and DOMON domain-containing protein At3g07570, which produces MEMKTCSIFIAATIFMLGILFSRVNSQAVADSCSSNIDLVNVQLPFDTTSFNCNPVWSPHGFILRYKQTGASEWSYVLSAPNSNAYIGMGFSPNGQMVGSSAIVGWVGSDGTPAMKKYYLGGKNSNQVMPDQGNLEVGNSTIVTFSSRIYMAFQLVNTDTPDSLLIYSFGPPNQIPSPPSFRLTQHSDYVSTVLNYATGQTQTTSTNTNSLRKSHGILVMLGWGILMAIGAMVARYMRQWDPIWFYSHAAIQSLGFMLGLAGIITGLVLSNRVSANVDKHKAIGITVLVLGCLQLMAVLARPDKESKVRKYWNWYHHGVGRALIVLAAANVFYGIHISDAGSSWNAGYAVVLAALFVVALILEIRMRIRD; this is translated from the exons ATGGAGATGAAGACATGTTCAATATTCATAGCTGCAACCATCTTCATGCTTGGGATCCTATTCTCCCGCGTAAATTCTCAAGCAGTAGCGGATTCATGCAGTTCAAACATCGACCTCGTCAACGTTCAACTACCCTTTGATacaacttctttcaattgcaatCCTGTGTGGAGTCCCCATGGTTTCATCCTCAGA TATAAGCAAACAGGAGCAAGTGAATGGAGCTATGTTCTGTCAGCCCCGAACTCAAATGCTTACATAGGAATGGGATTTTCACCCAATGGACAGATGGTTGGTTCGAGTGCAATCGTGGGGTGGGTGGGATCAGATGGTACACCAGCCATGAAGAAATACTATCTGGGGGGAAAGAACTCCAACCAGGTCATGCCGGATCAAGGGAACCTTGAGGTTGGAAACTCAACCATAGTAACGTTCAGTTCTCGAATCTACATGGCTTTCCAGCTGGTCAACACCGATACGCCCGACAGCCTGCTTATCTACTCCTTCGGGCCTCCGAACCAAATTCCCTCACCCCCAAGCTTCCGTTTAACACAGCACTCCGACTATGTCTCCACCGTCTTGAATTATGCCACAG GTCAAACTCAAACCACGAGTACAAACACAAATTCGCTGAGAAAAAGCCACGGGATCTTAGTGATGCTAGGATGGGGAATTCTGATGGCGATCGGAGCAATGGTGGCTCGGTACATGAGGCAATGGGATCCAATATGGTTCTATTCCCACGCAGCCATCCAATCATTGGGATTTATGCTGGGTCTCGCAGGTATTATTACAGGTCTTGTCTTGAGCAATCGTGTCAGCGCCAACGTGGATAAACACAAAGCCATCGGCATCACCGTTCTCGTACTTGGTTGCCTCCAG TTGATGGCGGTTTTGGCTCGGCCAGATAAAGAATCGAAAGTGAGGAAATATTGGAACTGGTACCATCATGGCGTTGGGAGAGCTTTGATAGTGCTGGCCGCGGCGAACGTTTTCTATGGGATCCATATCAGTGATGCAGGAAGTTCTTGGAATGCTGGCTATGCTGTGGTTCTTGCTGCTTTGTTTGTTGTTGCTCTTATTTTAGAGATAAGGATGAGGATTAGAGACTAA